The Gymnogyps californianus isolate 813 chromosome 19, ASM1813914v2, whole genome shotgun sequence DNA window GCTAGCAGCCCTGTCCCAAATGCTGAGAGCAGGGGGCAGAGGGGCCGGGAGACACAGGGTGCTCTCACCTCAGGTAGAACAGCACATAGGCCTGCTGGTTGAGGACCACTTTGATGTTGCTGGAGCGGACCAGGTCATCGTTCATTTGATACCACTGCCCATTGCTGgcctgcagaaggagaagagagaacGGGGTCGGGCTGTGCCCGGGGACCCTCCTGGCatgaagagcagcaggaacagcGCCCGTTGGCAGAGCTCCTCTCCCCAAAACCcacaggcagcccagggcaggCAAGGAGACTCTGCGAGAGCAGACCTCCACGCTTCCTGTGGCAGAGCACAGCCTGTACCCCCCATCCAGTGCTCCACACCATGCACACCTGCTGAGCACCCTCCTTTCTGCACACTACAGGGACCCATGAGCACCCACAGCCCCCAGGCCAGAGGGGGTGCCAAGAGAGCGCCCTGGGCTCACCTTCACGTAGCAGTAGTAGTGCCCTGCGTGGCAGCTGTACCCAGAGTGCACCAGCACTGCATAGAGTCCATACATGACAGGATCCCCGTTGCTCTGAGACATGTAAGGGCGGATGTTCAAGAACTCAGGGTATCCCACGTCCTGCGGAGAGAGGATGTCTCAGGAGCCTGCACAGCAGACGGCTTTCTTGCTAGAGcaagagcagctcagctgtcCCACGAGTCCCATCTCTCGAGGGAGGGGGACCCGCTCTCCCCAGGCAGAGGTCACGGTGAAGAAGATGCCAGGATGAGCCAAACTCCCACCGCACCGcacagctggggaagggctgcaggACTGCGGCAGAGCTCGCACTGCGCACAGGACCACCCCCCACCCTGCTCTGGGTAGCAGGACCTCGGGCCAGGAGACAGCCCCAACTCTGGATTGCTGAGCACTCACCTTTGTGATTTTGCCTCCACCAAAGTCAGCAAAGCGCTTCAGCGAGAGCGTGAGAACATTGGAGGCTCGGTGGATGGTGAAGCGTTTGCTGGCCGACACTTTCTTCTTGCATCTGCACAGGAAGAGCTCAAGCTATTCAAGCTGTTCCACCACCCAGATGATCGCCAGTCCTGGCCAAGCGGCAAACCCCAGGGAAACGACCCTGCTGACACCAGGCACCGCTCCAGGGCACCTGCTCACGGCCATGTCTGCTGGCCCAGGTCCTCCTCAGGAGAAGAGGGAGCTGAGGAGTGGCAGGCTTCATCGCAGCCTTCCATGGCCACGTACCTCACGGTTTAGCTGTGGGGCAGGTAGAGAAGCCCTCCCATATTGCGGCAGGCTTTCCACCTGCTTCCCACCAGCACACCCGCAGGCCCCTTCCCGCCCGCAGCCCCACACACTCACTTGGCACACATGTAGGCGTTCTCCCCACCCAGCATGTCCGGCTTCACAAACAGCTCCAGCGCCCGCACTACGTTTGCGGCTTGCTGCAAGGACAGAGGAGAGGTCAGGGCACGAGTGGCCTGTCCAGGCAACAGCCCGGCTCCCTGCCGAGACACTGGCCCCAAGAGATAACACAGAGCACGAGCACAGGGCCACAGACTACACCAAACCCGTGAGCCTGCCACCAGCTAGGCACTGGCCAGCACGCTGCAAGGGACGGCTGCATtgccccccaaaaccacagAGCCTCAACGGAGGAGTCGTGGCTCACGCTCAGGCAACAGGCGCTGCTCTGCCAGACAGAGAAGGCAGCACAACAACGGAAGCTGCTTCCCTCTTGCCTGCACCGTGCCTTGATGCTGGCAGGTTAAGGAGCCTTGAGAGCAGTAATGGTGCAGTTGCAGGAACATTCCCCGCAAGAGCAGagcccctccccatccctgacCCTGCCGCAGTACCCCGATCTCCAGTGCCAGGTCCAAGTAAGGGTCATAGGTGTCCGAGACGCTCTTGCACTCCAAGCACTtcactgcaaaagaaagagcaaTGAGCACACCCTGGCACAACACCTGCACCCGCCAccaccccagcacagcacaggcagcgGCAGTATTCCCCCTCTCCAGGTTTGGGCTCTGGGATGTGAGCACCAGGATTCACAGCCTGGCAAGGAGGAAAGGTGGCAATTCCACTATGTGCTGGGACAGCAAGTGTTGCTAGATAGCTGGCAATGCGGGTTCCTTTGCTGGTGGCAATGAGCTGGGGCCCCACAGCCAACAGTTCTTTCCATTGCCACAACAGGGGTCACGACCCACAGGTACCGTACGACTgaccagctgcagctctggatAGTTTACACGTGCTTAGCAATTTTCCCAAAAGATTTTTTACTGCAAGGCTCTCAGGGAAACAGCAGCCCTGAGAGTCACAGGCCCAGGACCTTGGCAGCCAGCACTCACCACGGGACCGCAGGTAACCGCCAAAGATCTGGTGAACCAGCGTCGTGGCCTGGGTCTGGCGATCCAACCTAGAGACAGCAGCACCAGATTTCACATCGCCCCTCCGCAGCGGCCAGCCCCACAGACCACCACTGTGCCCTCAGGACAGCTCCCCTACGTGCTCTGGCCAGCCGACgggctgcagagctccaggagcagagggaagtCGCAGCCTCTTGCCAGTCTGCTCTCCCAGTGCCAGAGCTCAAGGGGTGACACCAGGCTCCAATGTGCACCTTTCTCTAGAAGGAGCAGAAACTCCTGGCTGGAGCTCAGAGCCGGGCACTGCAGACAGAGGCAAGGCAGGCTGCCCGGGATGGAGGGCCCAGGGGAAAGCTGCTCACCCACAGCCACCGAGCTGGGGCTGAACTAGCAAGCACGCCTGGATTCCTCGGCAATTGGTACAGGTACAGGATCCAAACCCAGAGCAGCCTCAGGATTTGGGGACGGGACCACAGCTACGCTGGGGTGGAGGAGTCAGGAGAAGGGAGACAACAGCCCAGAGCTGTGTCACAGAGGGGCAGAGAGTTGGGCCATCCACCCGAGGCTCCTGGAGTCAGTACCTCCCTCTATGAGTCCGAGCTGGGGGACACGTTCACCCCACATTCCCCTCCCACGGGCACAGGGGACGAGCGAGGGGACAGGGGAGAAGAGCAGCGACGGGCCATCGGAGGCCCCACGTACTTGGTACAGTCATTCAAGCAGGCCTTCTGCATGGCATCAACGGTGTAACGCAGGAACTCGTGTGCATCCTCCTGTCTCCCGAAGCGGATGTGCTGGGCAAtctctgcaggagagggaggaatcAGCCCCAGCACATGCTGAAACAGATGCAggccctccctccctcccctggggcagggactccGGGGTTTGAGCCCCCTCAATCCAAACCAGACATCAGACTCATGCCGGCCATGGGGGAAGCCCCACACAGCCCATTAAGTCACCAGCCCCCGGTAGGCTCAGTGAGTCATCTCAGAAGAGCCGTCTGCCAAGACCTGCCCCGATCTCAAAGGTTCTGCTCCTGCATTAGTCACCGCTCTCCTGCATGGCTatgggaggggagggcagcCATCCTTACTCTTGAGGTCTCGGATGAAGGACACTGGCTTTATTGCATTGCCGCTGTTGGCAAAAGCCTGGATCGTGTGGTTCTGCATAATGCACATCATGCAAAAGCCTCCTTGTTGAcctggagcaggagaggagaagacagGACGTTGGGGACAAACCCAGGAGAGATGGAGGCAGTACAGGGGACGGGGGATCTCTGGTCCAACACAGCTCAGCCACACTCAGTTTTCCCTACGAGCTCTGTGCTACAGTACAGCTCTGGGGCATCCCAGGTACGCAGGGACCAACACACGTCACCCCAGCTGGCTCAGCCCCAGTCACAGTACCAGCCACTGCAACCCCCCCAGACGAGACAGCATCCATGTGGATGGAAAACAGGTCACAGGTACTCGCTGGAGGAGCCCACAGGTCGGCCCTGAGGGGCAGATCCCACCGGAGCCCTACGGACGGGGCTGCAAGCCCTGCGTGCTCCCCTTGGTCACAGCTCGGAGCAGCGCCCACCAGACTCCCTTTGAAAACCACCCGTAAACAGCATCGCAGCCTTCTGCCCTGCCCTCACGCAGTCCCCACAGGCAGGGGCTGTTTGGGACCCCCAGCTCAGCCCCCTGAAAGCCAGCAGACCCTGTTGGACCCATCTTAGTCCTGGCTATGCCCAGCAGAGACAAAGCCTCCCCAGACACAAGGATGCAGAGCTTGGGACCACTGCTACGGCCAGGAAAAGCGAGCCATACACGGGAACGGCCTCTCGATGGAGAAacgggcaggagggagcagagaaggTGCATCCCGACACCCGCACACTGCTGCTGAGCGCAGCACTGGGAGCAGGACGGGCAGGggctcctcctccccgccagcgcggccgccccggccctgCCGCCCGCCCAGCCGGGCCTCCCCACTCACAGGCACGGCTGTGCTCCTTGGAGAGCAGGTAGTTGGCGAGCGGTGGCGTGTAGGTCAGGCACTGCACCGTGGCATTGAGGAAGCAGGTGTTCCCTAGGTTGTGCAGCCCGGCACCGACCCGGTGGATCCGCTCCCACTTCATGGAGAGACGCTCCGTGGGGAAGAGCACCTTCTGGGGCGCGGGGATCCCGTCACCCCGGCCCCCCGGGACATGGTCGCCGCCTGCGGGGAGAGAGGCGGTGAGCGGCGGGGCAGTGGAGCACGGGGAGAGCCCCCCTCGCCCTCTCTACGTACCCTGCTTGCCGGGCAGCCCCTCCTCGGGGTCGCCGTGGCGGCCGGCGGCCTCGGCCCGGGGGTTGAGCAGCACGTACTTCCCccgcagcagctccagctggcaGGAGAAGCCGCGGCTGGCGGGCTCGAACTCGatcttctgcagcagcaccttCTTGGCCGAGGCGGCCAGCAGCCGGCCCAGCTCCCCATCCTCGCCCGCCTCCCGCCGGCCCGCCTTCAGCAcctccttcagcttctccacGATCGGCAtggcggggcccggcggccccggctgcggggagggggcggccggTTGAGCGGGGGGCGCCGGTCTGGTCCGTTCCGCTCCACTCCCGGCGCGCGGCCGCGCGTTGCCAGGGCAACAGGCCGCGGCCTAGGCCCACCGCGGGCCCGACCCCACCGCCGCGCACCCCGGACACCTCACCGGGTCCCCACCCGCCACCGCTACGGGCATCGCGACCTCCCACCCACCGCCGCCCGCGACCTTGagcgccgccgctgccgcgcTGCCCCGGCCCTCCCGCCGCCATGTGCGGCCCGCCCGGTACCGGCGCTCCGCCACGGCCGGTCCCGCggacagggcaggggagggcggCGCGGAGCGCAGGCCccagcgccgcgccgcgcctcccctcctgtcctgtcctgtcctgtcctgtcctgtcccgtcccgtcccctcCTGTCCTGTCCAGTCCCGttcccgcccggcccggcccggcccgtcAGCACTCACCATccgggcccccgccgccgcACGCACGTGTAGTCGCCTTAAAGAGGAGacggccgcccgcccgccgccgacACCACCTCCTGCCGCGCCCGTCCCTTAAGGGGGTGGGGACGGCGCCGCTCCCGCCCTCTGCCGCGGACGCGCTCGCCAAGCCCGGCCCACCGAGCCCGCGCCTCCCCTCCGCTTCCGCTGCGCTCCGCGTCCCGACGCGGACTGAGGGCGGGGCCGCGCTTGTGCGCTGGCTGCAACGGCAAAAAGGGGGCGTGGCCGGCTGGGTCTGCTGTGACGTTCGTTGTGCGCAGGCGCGCGGCCCTTGCGGCGGGGGCGGCTCCGCTCCAGGCCGCGGTCCCGGCCCCGGTTCGATACCGCGGTCGTGCGCCGCCGGGGCGGATTTAAAGGCGGCCCCGCAGCAGCCTCTCCCCTCGCCGCCTTGCTCGTTCCCCTCCGtcgctgggggggggggtcggcTGAGGAGGGGCGGCGAGGgcccggggaggcgggggggggggggtcaccgGCTGAGCCACCGCACAGCCGAGCCGGAGGAGcggtccccgccgccgccgccgctctccCCTGCCCGGGAGCTGCCGGTGCAGACACCCCGCACGAAACCGGTGCGACTGCAGCGCCTGACgaggagagacagaaattaCAGCACAGGGACCATGGAGCCGGTGGCAAAACAAGTGGAAATATTAAACTCAAAAGATAGACTACCAGCAGAGACAGGAGTAAATGGCACATATGATATAACCATACAGTAAGCGAACGGGAGTCGTATATGGGATTGATTagaggttggggttttttttttctttttctttctttttaatttttctctttaatatgtTGAAATTGCCCAGACTGGTCCAGTACGACATCTTAAACCTCACAGGGACACACAGCATGAAAACGCCCCCGGAGCAGGGCTGCGGGGATTATTCCCGGCACGCTCCCAAAGCTGCGGTAAAGGGGCGGCGGGTGCACGTGCCGGTGCCGCCCGCGTCGCGGACGGGCAGCTCCGCGGCACACGCCAGCGCCGCTGCCACGTGGGAATGGCTCAGAGAAAGCGGGGCCCGAGGTGTGTGGGGAGGTTCACCGGAGGGGACGGGTTTTCCTGCGGCTGCGTTGCCGCCTGCGCCCGGTCGGGTGCCGGGCTCCATCCCCGCCGCCGCAGAGGAGGGAGCTCGACCGGCTGCAGTGCCGCAGCGCTGCCGAAGGCCACGGCGCGGCTCAGCCAACAGCTGCACGAGGCGATGATAAACACCCTGCACCCACGCAGCCGgagctcctgcctctgctgccctgACGAGGGGGAACTCCCTGCcgagccctgctgcctgcctgcaaagGCTGGTGGGTCTAAGCCCGTCCAACGGCGGCGGCTGCGGAAGGgtctggcagcagctctgcgcCCGTGCAGGAGGTTGCAGTGGGAATGGACCCCCCCCTGCAACGCTGGGGAAGGCGGTGAACCCCACACTCACCTCCGTGTCCCCATGGGGAGAGGAGCAAGTGGAGAGAGGGGCAGCAGCGCCCGGGTGCGTGCGGGGGGGTCACCCCAGCCATGCTACCCTGCCCCTCCGGCTTTTCGGGACAAGGCACCGGCGCAGGAGCCGTCCGGCCCTGCAAAAGGCCCGTAGCCCCTTGCACACAGCCGGGGGCTCTGCCACATGGTAAAGCCCCCCGGAGCCCCTGCCTGGAGGGCTGTACCCTTCCTGCACCCCGAAGGGAGGGACGGGtggtgggtggggagggggatggCGGGGTCCCCAGTGCTGGAGGGCGGCCGGGGACGCTGCAGTGGGGAGGGCTGCCTGGCAAGAGCTGCTGGGGCGGCTCCCCCGCAGCGGGGGCACTGGTAGACCTGCTACGCAGACGGGGCAGCTCCCGCCACTCACGAGGGTTCGATTCCTTCACAGCTGCCAGGGCTGAGTGTGGCCCGGTGGGGACGTGGCCCGGCAGGGGGgtccccccgcgccccgctcaGCCCTGCCGCGAGTGCGGGAGCACCCAGCGTGGCCGCAGGCTGCCAGGTGCCTGCGACAGAGCGGGTCCCCGTCCCTGCCCCCTGCACGCGCGTGGCAGCCGCCGCAGCCCGGGGACCCCCGCGGCCGAGCGGATTTTCATGCTGTCTCCAGGAATTGATATCAGCGTGGACCAGTCTAACATCTCGCAGGTTTTTTTCTACTGGCTACTGGAATGCGCTCGTTTGGCTTAGGGGTCCTCGATGTCGAGAAACTCTTGCTTGGGGGGGGCCATGCCGCGGTACCAGGCGCACGAGCCGTCGCTCCTCTTGATGCAAGCGTAGTGCTTCGCCTGCCGCCCGTCCACGTTGTTCTTCTCCATCGCCCAGTCTGTCCAGAGACACTCGTCCGAGGAGGAGACGAAGCAGGGGATGGAGAGGCAGCGCGAGATCTGTGCACAACAGAGACTGTCACCGACCACCCCGAGCGGGGAACGCCGGGGCGGAAGGAAGCAGCAcgaggcagctggggctggtggtcctccacagctctgctgcatccACCCCCCCAGCTCTGGACCAGGGACACCAGGCTGCCCCTTCCCTTCGGGGCACAGTGGGGATGCGACCCCAATGCAGGAGGACTGAGGGAACCCCTGGGTGCGGGTCCCAAGGTTGGCCTCAGCTCCCAGCCGGAGACAGCCCGAGGCTCGGCCGCCCTTCCCGTATCCCCGGCCCTGTGCTGTGCCCCCTGCACAGCGTCATCCTTGAAGGACGGGGAAGAGCATCTTGCCACGGAGCCCGTGCCTGCCTCGGGGCTGCAGACCCCGCTGGCGTGGGGAGCGGGGCGCAGCCCGTGCCCGGGGGCAGCCCGGCCGCTCACCTTGCACTCGCAGCCCATCTGGTACCGCTGGTTTAGGCTCTTCTTCTGGGTCGGGCTCAGCGAGTCCCAGGCGGAGACCAAGTCGCAGAGCGTGATGTGCATCTTGCCATTGCCCTCTGACTTGCCTGGGGAGAGGCCAGACAGACCGCTCAGAGGGTCCCCCCAGGCACCCCGGGACCTGACGTTGACTTGGGGTGCCTGGGGCTCAGCCCGGCCGAGGGGGCTGGAGGCCGCTGCAATCCAGCCCCTCCTGCCATGCACTGTCCCTGGTGAACCCCGGGGAGCAGAGGCTCATCCCCCAGCTGCCCCTGccacagcccagggctgccgagcatggccaggacacaGCCGGGGGGTCCACCGAGGGCtggtggtgggagcaggaggagggggggcTGTGCCCGGGGAGTGGGCACACACGTCACAGGCATCTCGGGAGGCACGTGAGGTGGCAGGGCCAGCACTGCCACCGACGTCCCCTGAGAGCCCTCCCTCGCGGCCACCCACCTGCGATGAGATACTCCTTCTTCCCGCCGGTGTCCAGCAGCCGGCCGCACACGGCGGTGGACGGAGCCGTGTAGATGAACTCTATGTCCTTGTCAGGGCCCTTAAACATCTGGAGAGAAGGAGCGGGAGTGAGCGACTGGCACGGAGGCTGCCCCGTCCCCCCCAGTCCCCTGCCCCAATGTGCCCCGTTACCTTGATCTGCTTGATTTCATACTGGATTCGTTTGATCGGATTCCCGTATATATCGTTCCCCGAATCCACCTCTTTCGCAGAGACAGCCTTTGCTCGGATCACTGCAATGGAGAGGTGTCGAGGTCAGCAGGGGTGGCTGGGGACCCGAGGTGCCGCCAGCGCCACGCGGTGCTGCCCTGGTGGGACGGTCCTGCTCagccccccatcccaccggggctCCCACCCTCGCACGGGGCCggctgccggcgctgcccgcAGCGAATCCCGCTGCCCTCCCCGCAGACGCCCAGCTGCCCGCGGAGCTGGCTGTCACACGCTGTCCCCAAAGGGACGGGCCTCTGGCACGCACGGGACGGCGACGGGCAGCGTTGCAGCAGCACCCTCATGGCCGGTGATAAGGAAAAGTCAACCCAGGATtgcccagccccgctgccgccAGCCATGCCGGACCGGTCACCCTTGTCCAGCGCTGGCTCAGtctctgcccagcccctgccagaTTCATGGGTgcagcctggccctgcccaggCTTGTGCCCGTCACCCAGATGGCACCAGGACAGCTAAAACCTGCCAGCAGCGTCCTGGGAGCACCGTGGTATTTGTCCCACTGTCATTAATTAAACCAGTCTCTGACAACGGCCCCAGCCAAATGCCTGCGTGACCTagctgggctggaggagaaaagggcAGAGGGAGCTATTTGGAGGGCCACCTTTGGGTGCAGAGGGAGGCGGGAGCCGCAGCACCATGGCACCGTCCCAGCCGCTTGCTGTGGCCAGCATGGGCACCAGCGCTGCCCACCAAGTGCCTGCACAGGCAGCTCGTGCCGGGGTCCCCGGCCTCACCaggcccctgccagcccctctgCACCCCCATGCCGGGGGAGCAGGGGTCCCGGGACCAGACTGCCTTTGCACCCCACAGCCGGAGCAGGGGGTCCCTGTCCCACCACGGAGGGGTCCCAGCTGCCATGGGGCGATGCTCTGGCTGCCGGCTCCCTGCCAGACCTCAGCTACTGCTGCGAGGAGCCTCACACCGTGCAGGCGCAGAAACCGCATCCTctcggggctgggggctgcggggtgTCGCTTCCTGCCCTCGCTGCTTGCAAAAATAACCTGGGGATGCCGAGGGCTGGGGCAATGGAAAAACACAGCCTGGTGAGGTGAGGCAGCGagctccccagccagcagccctgagcagcccagCCAAAGGCAACAGCCCTCCCGGCTCCGCGTGGCCCTGGGGTGGTCCCAGCACTCGGTGCCAAGGGACAAGGTCGGGTGCCCCAGGGCCGGCGAGGCCGCGGCACCCTGGAGCCTGGGGACAGCGACACAGGGACAGCTCTGCCGTGGAAGTGTCCCTGCGGTCACactgccagcacagcccagggatACACGAACCGGCATGTGAGTGCTCTGCACGTGGCAGTGACCTGCAGGgtgcctggggcaggcagggcaggcaggaagCAGGCAGCCAGCTCACCCTTACTCACCGGCTCGGGACACGGCAGCTGGTTCCGTGCCGCACTGTGCAGGTTGCAGCTGTGTGCGGCAGACGCAGCCGCTCAGGCATGCAGGGTCTAGGTCT harbors:
- the TIMP2 gene encoding metalloproteinase inhibitor 2 → MPAALPSLLAWLAVLLLGRARPADACSCSPIHPQQAFCNADVVIRAKAVSAKEVDSGNDIYGNPIKRIQYEIKQIKMFKGPDKDIEFIYTAPSTAVCGRLLDTGGKKEYLIAGKSEGNGKMHITLCDLVSAWDSLSPTQKKSLNQRYQMGCECKISRCLSIPCFVSSSDECLWTDWAMEKNNVDGRQAKHYACIKRSDGSCAWYRGMAPPKQEFLDIEDP